Part of the Anaerobranca gottschalkii DSM 13577 genome is shown below.
ATTATGGAAAGGGAGGTTGCAATGGAAAAAGATGAACAACTGTGGCCTGAGGGAAATGAGTAGTCTTGTAAAATAGGAGTTATTGTTTTTATATCAATACTAATATATGGTCTAATCCTTCCGACAGTTTTTTTAATAATCCTGACAATCATATGACTAATAAACAAGCTTAGAGATATGCGAATTCCATAATCGATAGATATGGCAATGTAAGCTAGTAATGATAAGCTAATACTAAAAATGGCTCCACCTAAATGGGTAATATTCTTGAAGAATAAGTTAAGAAAGTTGCAATGAAGATGAAAATTGATAAAGTTCAACACTTTTGTGTCACCGGCTATCAATAAATTTTTCATTCTCCCGCCTCCTTCTGATTTTATAATAACA
Proteins encoded:
- a CDS encoding phosphatase PAP2 family protein, with protein sequence MKNLLIAGDTKVLNFINFHLHCNFLNLFFKNITHLGGAIFSISLSLLAYIAISIDYGIRISLSLFISHMIVRIIKKTVGRIRPYISIDIKTITPILQDYSFPSGHSCSSFSIATSLSIIFPKLTPFLFAVAFLVSFSRIYLGHHYPTDTIIGGLIGYTTALIVFLV